A single region of the Deefgea piscis genome encodes:
- the metE gene encoding 5-methyltetrahydropteroyltriglutamate--homocysteine S-methyltransferase has translation MTTTHTAKAHILGFPRIGAQRELKFALEKFWRDEISEAELVNVGQTLRRRHWAWQSEADLDWVSVGDFAWYDQILNTAALLGCLPERFGFDPKRLSLSQYFALARGNAEQPALEMTKYFDTNYHYLVPELSSESTFDGGVEWFFHEIEDAQTQGHAVKAVLPGPLTFLWLAKAKDGYNKLDLLPKVLARYTAIIEKLSAKGVRLLQLDEPILALELPQQWLAAFAPTYQALAGKGTQILLATYFDSVESHAQLLADLPVAGVHLDLVRAPAQLAAFTAIWPKNKVLSLGVIDGRNIWASDLNKVLAAIAEPAKALGGYLWLAPSCSLLHCPVDLEQETQLDTELKSWLAFAKQKLAELSVLKKAITGSDVGDILALNAYSQAARRASTRIHNPAVAGRLANLPPQFDQRHAPFAERQTAQQQRFHLPPLPTTTIGSFPQTSQIRAARAAFKQGKLSAADYELAMQAEIALAVQKQDALGIDVLVHGEAERNDMVEYFGEQLAGFAFTQLAWVQSYGSRCVKPPILFGDVSRPQAMTVAWSTYAQSLTTKPIKGMLTGPVTILQWSFVRDDQPRALTCQQIALAIRDEVQDLEAAGIGMIQIDEPAFREGLPLKKSQWANYLAWAGQAFRVSASGVGNATQIHTHMCYSEFNDILPEIAAMDADVITIETSRSDMKLLEAFGSFQYPNEIGPGVYDIHSPRVASVNEMLRLIAKALEVVPAERLWINPDCGLKTRGWPETEAALQHMLLATQQARAAIAAGKTLVFDSSPISTSAQGACACHGAAEIDPVSLA, from the coding sequence ATGACTACGACTCATACTGCTAAGGCGCATATTTTAGGTTTTCCCCGCATTGGCGCGCAGCGCGAATTGAAATTTGCCTTAGAAAAATTTTGGCGTGACGAAATCTCTGAGGCCGAATTAGTCAACGTCGGCCAGACCTTGCGCCGTCGCCACTGGGCTTGGCAAAGCGAAGCCGATCTCGATTGGGTCAGCGTGGGCGATTTTGCTTGGTACGATCAGATTTTAAATACCGCCGCTTTATTGGGCTGCTTGCCAGAGCGCTTTGGTTTTGATCCTAAACGCCTGAGTTTAAGCCAGTATTTTGCCTTGGCTCGCGGCAATGCCGAGCAACCAGCGCTGGAAATGACCAAATATTTTGATACCAATTACCATTATTTGGTGCCTGAGCTGTCAAGCGAGAGCACGTTTGATGGCGGTGTTGAATGGTTTTTTCATGAAATTGAAGACGCGCAAACCCAAGGCCACGCAGTGAAAGCGGTGTTGCCCGGCCCATTGACTTTTTTGTGGTTAGCCAAAGCTAAAGACGGGTATAACAAGCTAGACCTTTTGCCTAAAGTGCTAGCGCGCTATACCGCCATTATTGAAAAGCTATCGGCCAAAGGCGTGCGCTTATTACAACTCGATGAGCCGATTTTAGCTTTAGAGCTGCCGCAGCAATGGCTGGCGGCATTTGCGCCAACGTATCAAGCGCTGGCTGGCAAAGGCACGCAAATTTTATTGGCGACGTATTTCGATTCGGTTGAGTCGCACGCACAATTATTGGCGGATTTGCCGGTGGCTGGGGTGCATTTGGATTTGGTGCGCGCACCGGCGCAATTGGCGGCGTTTACGGCGATTTGGCCAAAAAATAAAGTGCTCTCTTTGGGCGTGATTGATGGCCGCAATATTTGGGCTAGCGATTTAAATAAGGTATTGGCCGCTATTGCTGAGCCAGCAAAGGCGCTAGGTGGATACCTTTGGTTGGCGCCATCATGCTCCTTGCTGCATTGCCCAGTCGATTTAGAACAAGAAACCCAGCTCGACACTGAATTAAAGTCTTGGTTGGCGTTTGCTAAGCAAAAGTTGGCTGAACTGAGCGTGCTTAAAAAAGCCATTACTGGCAGCGATGTTGGCGATATTTTGGCGCTCAATGCGTATTCACAAGCCGCGCGCCGCGCCTCGACGCGAATTCATAATCCAGCCGTTGCTGGGCGTTTGGCCAATTTACCGCCGCAATTTGATCAACGCCACGCGCCATTTGCTGAGCGCCAAACCGCGCAGCAACAGCGTTTTCATTTACCACCGCTACCCACGACCACTATTGGTTCTTTCCCACAAACTAGCCAGATTCGTGCTGCCCGCGCTGCGTTTAAACAAGGTAAGTTAAGCGCAGCCGATTATGAATTGGCGATGCAGGCCGAAATTGCTTTGGCAGTGCAAAAGCAAGACGCGCTGGGCATTGATGTTTTGGTGCATGGCGAGGCCGAGCGCAATGATATGGTCGAATATTTTGGTGAACAATTGGCCGGTTTTGCCTTTACGCAATTGGCGTGGGTGCAAAGCTACGGTAGCCGCTGCGTGAAGCCGCCGATTTTGTTTGGCGACGTGAGCCGCCCGCAAGCAATGACCGTGGCTTGGTCGACTTACGCGCAAAGCCTGACTACGAAACCGATTAAGGGTATGTTGACCGGGCCGGTGACGATTTTGCAATGGTCGTTTGTGCGCGATGATCAGCCGCGTGCCTTAACTTGCCAACAAATTGCCTTGGCGATTCGCGATGAGGTGCAAGACCTTGAAGCGGCTGGCATTGGGATGATCCAAATTGACGAGCCAGCGTTTCGCGAAGGCTTGCCGCTAAAAAAATCCCAATGGGCGAATTATTTGGCTTGGGCTGGACAGGCGTTTCGCGTTTCGGCGTCGGGCGTTGGCAATGCCACGCAAATTCACACTCATATGTGCTATTCGGAATTTAACGATATTTTGCCCGAGATTGCCGCGATGGATGCCGATGTGATTACCATCGAAACCAGCCGCTCCGATATGAAGCTACTCGAGGCGTTTGGCAGCTTTCAGTATCCGAATGAAATTGGCCCGGGCGTTTACGATATTCACAGCCCACGCGTGGCGTCCGTTAATGAAATGCTGCGTTTAATCGCCAAAGCGCTAGAAGTGGTGCCGGCGGAGCGTTTATGGATTAACCCCGATTGCGGTCTAAAAACGCGCGGCTGGCCAGAGACTGAGGCGGCATTACAGCATATGCTGCTGGCGACGCAGCAAGCGCGAGCGGCGATTGCTGCGGGTAAAACCTTGGTGTTTGATTCGTCACCAATCAGTACCAGCGCGCAGGGCGCTTGCGCTTGTCATGGCGCGGCAGAGATTGATCCAGTCTCATTGGCCTGA
- a CDS encoding SH3 domain-containing protein, producing the protein MKPIVCALLLLIAQSALADSGTVIRNSDLREKPFSDSRSIATLSSNSKIEIQKNQGAWMQVKTPQGQVGWIKLLNVRTQSGTRNNGLSTLGNVIKTGSSGQTVTTGVKGLSAEQIQTAEPNMAEVNKMESYSSSNAEASRLARQAQLSPKKVAPLSNSNTSVNTPNTGRRP; encoded by the coding sequence TTGAAGCCTATCGTTTGCGCCCTGCTCTTACTGATCGCTCAGTCTGCCCTCGCCGATAGCGGTACCGTCATTCGCAATAGTGATTTACGCGAAAAACCTTTTTCCGACTCACGCAGCATTGCCACTTTAAGCAGCAATAGCAAAATTGAGATCCAAAAAAATCAAGGCGCGTGGATGCAAGTTAAAACCCCTCAAGGGCAAGTGGGCTGGATTAAACTGCTTAACGTTCGCACCCAATCAGGTACGCGCAATAATGGCCTCTCCACACTTGGCAATGTAATCAAAACCGGCTCGTCAGGACAAACCGTGACCACCGGCGTGAAAGGCCTGTCTGCCGAACAAATCCAAACCGCCGAGCCGAATATGGCTGAAGTCAATAAAATGGAAAGCTATTCAAGCTCGAATGCAGAAGCCAGCCGACTCGCCAGACAAGCCCAGCTCAGCCCGAAAAAAGTAGCACCGCTCAGCAATAGCAACACCAGCGTCAATACGCCAAATACCGGGAGACGTCCATGA
- a CDS encoding M48 family metalloprotease yields the protein MIRRLCLSLVAAGALSAPAHAFDLNELSKYLTPENIESATKIINNTVQANQVVGPRQEVIMGQNVMATLLGAAPLVKDAALQRYVNQVGTWIASQSAQPQLNWHFGVIDSPNINAFAAPGGYVLITRGLLNQLRSEAELAAILAHEISHVINKDQIEAMKSSNRGAITEELITAVLNYKVQGERLDLAKKATKAATEGLYIKGLSKDTEYAADLNGMLLAARAGYNPYAMVSMLQTLGNVSPSDSAVALFFSTHPSPQDRIDQIDSKIGDQLEAYANGVDNTARFSKIAR from the coding sequence ATGATCCGCCGCCTATGTCTTAGCCTCGTCGCCGCTGGTGCGCTCAGCGCCCCAGCACACGCTTTTGATTTAAACGAGCTGAGTAAATACCTCACGCCAGAAAACATCGAATCGGCGACCAAAATCATTAATAACACGGTTCAAGCCAACCAAGTGGTCGGTCCGCGCCAAGAAGTCATCATGGGCCAAAATGTAATGGCCACCTTGCTTGGCGCTGCGCCTTTAGTCAAAGATGCCGCGCTGCAACGCTACGTCAATCAAGTGGGTACTTGGATTGCTTCGCAGTCGGCGCAACCGCAGCTCAATTGGCATTTTGGCGTGATTGATAGCCCCAATATCAATGCCTTTGCTGCGCCCGGCGGTTATGTGTTGATTACCCGGGGTTTATTAAATCAATTGCGTAGCGAAGCTGAGCTGGCGGCGATTTTGGCGCATGAAATCAGTCATGTGATCAATAAAGACCAAATCGAAGCGATGAAAAGCAGCAATCGCGGTGCGATTACCGAAGAGCTCATCACTGCCGTACTCAATTACAAAGTCCAAGGCGAGCGGCTGGATCTGGCTAAAAAAGCCACCAAAGCCGCCACCGAGGGTCTGTATATCAAAGGGCTGTCTAAAGACACCGAATATGCGGCTGATCTCAACGGCATGCTGCTGGCGGCACGCGCCGGCTACAACCCTTATGCCATGGTGAGCATGCTGCAAACCTTAGGCAATGTCAGCCCGAGCGATAGTGCGGTAGCGCTGTTTTTTAGCACCCATCCTAGTCCGCAAGATCGAATCGATCAGATCGACAGTAAAATTGGTGATCAACTCGAAGCCTACGCCAATGGTGTTGATAACACCGCTCGATTTAGCAAAATTGCTCGCTAA
- a CDS encoding 4'-phosphopantetheinyl transferase family protein: MLSSYFQFQSIDPEADFSSTIDQLNALQLARLSQIQNQARRGQFLAARALAQQLLQKNHRQLALSQDDKGRPVAVDWPFSGGLSWSHGQNFCAAALGQGRVGVDLETIRARRQCLAIAEQYFDPRETAWLGALKGAAQLRAFYTLWVAKEALLKALGLGLVGGLARFVLLLEQGQWTCHSPDAHPWLLQVWEVKPNVLLALASDTPQVWQQLNPTDDWQLLLEIA; this comes from the coding sequence GTGTTAAGTTCATATTTTCAATTTCAGTCTATTGATCCAGAGGCTGATTTTTCCAGCACTATTGATCAATTGAATGCGCTGCAATTGGCGCGTTTATCGCAAATTCAAAATCAGGCTCGCCGTGGTCAGTTTTTGGCCGCACGGGCTTTGGCCCAGCAATTATTGCAAAAAAATCACCGCCAATTGGCGCTAAGCCAAGACGATAAAGGCCGCCCTGTGGCGGTAGATTGGCCATTTTCGGGCGGATTGTCTTGGAGTCATGGGCAAAATTTTTGCGCGGCGGCCTTAGGGCAGGGGCGGGTTGGCGTTGATTTAGAAACGATACGCGCCCGTCGGCAATGCTTGGCGATTGCCGAGCAATATTTTGACCCACGCGAGACCGCGTGGCTGGGCGCGTTGAAGGGTGCGGCGCAGTTGCGCGCTTTTTATACCCTTTGGGTGGCCAAAGAAGCCTTGCTCAAAGCCTTGGGGCTGGGCCTTGTTGGCGGTTTAGCGCGCTTTGTCTTGTTGCTCGAGCAAGGCCAATGGACTTGCCATAGCCCGGATGCGCATCCGTGGTTGTTGCAGGTTTGGGAGGTGAAACCCAATGTTTTATTGGCCTTAGCCAGCGATACGCCGCAAGTTTGGCAGCAGTTAAATCCAACGGATGACTGGCAGTTATTGCTTGAGATTGCTTGA
- a CDS encoding LysR family transcriptional regulator, with the protein MQSLLELRHLKTILAIQDSGSLTRAAERLHLTQSALSHQVRLLEDHYGLPLFARKSTPLKLTAAGEKLALLAQTVLPTIASTERDIARLREGQAGQLRIAVECHTCFDWLMPAMDQFRQHWPEVELDIVSGFHADPVQLLFEDRADLAIVSEVEPHAGLSHLPLFSYDMVALLASDHALANKPYLDAEDFANETLITYPVPDEMLDLLRKVLKPAGINPKRRPTELTVAMLQLVASRRGIAALPRWSVQHYLERGYVVAKPITQQGLTSELYAAMPIERSHSVYLADFVEIMRSVSVQTLPGVSLL; encoded by the coding sequence ATGCAGTCACTCCTCGAATTGCGTCACCTAAAAACCATTCTTGCAATTCAAGACAGCGGCAGCTTAACGCGCGCTGCTGAGCGGCTGCATTTAACCCAATCGGCTTTATCGCACCAAGTGCGTTTGCTCGAAGACCATTACGGCCTGCCGCTGTTTGCGCGTAAATCAACGCCACTCAAACTCACCGCCGCCGGTGAAAAGCTGGCTTTATTAGCGCAAACGGTATTGCCAACGATTGCCAGCACCGAGCGCGACATTGCGCGTTTACGCGAAGGCCAAGCCGGGCAATTACGCATCGCGGTCGAATGCCACACGTGTTTTGATTGGTTAATGCCAGCGATGGATCAATTTCGCCAACATTGGCCCGAGGTCGAGCTCGATATCGTATCGGGCTTTCATGCCGATCCGGTGCAGCTGTTATTTGAAGATCGCGCCGATTTGGCGATTGTGTCTGAAGTTGAGCCCCACGCCGGTTTAAGCCATTTACCGCTCTTTAGCTACGATATGGTTGCGCTACTAGCGAGCGATCATGCGCTGGCGAATAAGCCGTATTTAGACGCCGAAGATTTTGCCAATGAAACGCTGATTACTTATCCCGTACCTGATGAAATGCTCGATTTATTGCGCAAGGTACTCAAACCAGCCGGCATCAACCCCAAACGCCGCCCAACTGAGCTCACCGTGGCAATGCTGCAATTAGTCGCTAGCCGCCGAGGGATTGCAGCCTTACCACGCTGGAGCGTGCAGCATTATTTAGAGCGCGGTTATGTCGTCGCCAAACCGATTACCCAGCAAGGCTTGACGTCAGAACTCTACGCCGCCATGCCCATCGAGCGCAGTCATAGCGTGTATTTAGCTGATTTTGTTGAGATTATGCGCAGCGTGAGTGTGCAAACCTTGCCCGGCGTGAGTCTGCTTTAA
- a CDS encoding FAD-dependent monooxygenase, producing MLISKLPPHVDIVIVGGGPVGALLAQRLYASGHDALLVEAKSSIGNDPRALAIAYASQQSLAASQLWADSLAATPITQVHVSQAGTLGRTVLNADELNLPMLGSVVKYQNLAQYALDQLSSGPARLALASKVTRIQRLARFAQLTLATPSGEQKISCRLVILADGGQLLNQLPEIRQTIKSYEQHAVLATLTPKQPHKGIAFERFADDGPLALLPTGNDYTLVWTQTPEQAAARLTLSDTDFIAEVEQRFADRVAGFAAVTGRASWPLALKTVNSVVGQRVVLIGNAAQTLHPVAGQGLNLGLRDASTLADVLAATPARELGEAASLARYAKLRSRDAGLVTVVTDQLITLFDSSSLPLKHARSLGLLAMDQCAWLRRGFAERMVYGAR from the coding sequence ATGCTGATCAGCAAACTTCCACCGCATGTTGACATTGTGATCGTTGGCGGCGGCCCAGTTGGCGCCTTACTCGCTCAGCGCCTTTACGCCAGCGGGCACGATGCGCTATTGGTCGAAGCCAAATCATCGATCGGCAATGATCCGCGCGCCTTAGCGATTGCGTATGCCAGCCAACAAAGCCTGGCCGCCAGCCAGCTGTGGGCCGATTCACTCGCAGCAACGCCGATTACCCAAGTGCACGTTTCGCAAGCGGGGACTTTAGGGCGCACTGTGCTCAATGCCGATGAGCTGAACTTACCCATGCTCGGCAGCGTGGTGAAATACCAAAATCTGGCGCAATACGCGCTCGATCAACTCAGCTCTGGCCCCGCACGTTTGGCGCTCGCCAGTAAAGTCACCCGCATCCAGCGCTTGGCGCGCTTTGCGCAACTGACTTTAGCCACACCTAGCGGTGAGCAAAAAATATCCTGCCGCTTGGTGATCTTGGCCGATGGTGGGCAGTTACTCAATCAACTGCCAGAAATTCGCCAAACGATTAAATCTTACGAACAGCACGCGGTGCTTGCCACGCTGACACCTAAGCAGCCACACAAGGGTATTGCCTTTGAGCGCTTTGCCGATGATGGCCCGCTGGCATTACTCCCTACCGGTAATGACTACACCTTGGTGTGGACGCAAACACCGGAACAAGCGGCAGCGCGTTTAACGCTATCTGATACCGATTTTATTGCCGAAGTCGAACAACGCTTTGCCGATCGTGTCGCTGGATTTGCTGCGGTGACTGGCCGTGCTAGCTGGCCGCTGGCGTTAAAAACCGTCAATTCTGTGGTCGGCCAGCGCGTGGTACTGATTGGTAATGCCGCGCAAACACTGCATCCTGTTGCTGGGCAAGGCTTAAATTTAGGCTTACGCGATGCCAGCACGCTTGCCGATGTATTGGCCGCCACGCCAGCGCGTGAACTGGGCGAAGCGGCGAGTTTGGCGCGCTACGCCAAATTGCGCTCGCGCGATGCAGGTCTGGTAACCGTCGTGACCGATCAATTGATTACGCTGTTTGATTCTTCATCGTTGCCGCTCAAACATGCGCGCAGCTTGGGCTTATTGGCCATGGACCAATGCGCTTGGCTGCGCCGAGGATTTGCCGAACGCATGGTATACGGCGCGCGCTAA
- a CDS encoding adenylate/guanylate cyclase domain-containing protein produces the protein MLRKHPYFALWALLASLIVLDFVGVQFGQIADQRFGDVLQRQLANARPAHSDIVVVNIDQKSLEDLAADAGRWPWPRSIHAELIHYIAAQKPQAIVFDLLFNERDVFRPEHDQALRAAAQAENKVYFPYLTLSDGQASPIKDLPKKLGILPQPIFDKDAKAILLLPWVLNPEQWQGGTINFNADSDGIGRHYSMYQNIAGWHIPSLPARLARDFNWPMPQAERMRIHWQTQRQHISYSDLYQAANREHSGRSMNEFTDKIVIIGTAAPGLQDLRPTTMGPLYPGVDILATAIDNLKYQDWLIESPRAPYGLLALLLCSLLAWGFARGINTMRLALGLILTSGLTLGLMWLGLTHNYYLPLFSSLLWAWAYFWLAALIAYWAEKNSREHAVALFSRFLDARVVKQLIASGDIDLGQVAQSKEITVLFSDIRGFTSLSEKHDPAAIVQLLNQYFTLQVDIIFKHGGTLDKFIGDAIMAFWGAPANDTEHAQHAVAAALEMSAALDAFKQQLSDIEHFEIGIGLHTGPAVVGLIGSASRLDYTAIGDTVNLASRIEGLTKGCARILVSDATRAACEASFAPFEFIAHGQHPVKGREQNVLLFEPKEKAL, from the coding sequence ATGCTGCGTAAACATCCGTATTTCGCACTCTGGGCCTTGTTGGCCAGTCTCATTGTGCTCGATTTTGTTGGCGTGCAATTTGGCCAAATCGCCGATCAACGTTTTGGCGATGTGTTACAACGCCAATTAGCCAACGCGCGCCCTGCGCATTCCGATATTGTCGTGGTCAATATCGATCAAAAAAGTCTCGAAGATCTCGCCGCCGATGCCGGCCGCTGGCCTTGGCCACGCTCGATTCATGCTGAACTGATTCATTACATCGCAGCCCAAAAACCGCAAGCCATCGTTTTCGATTTATTGTTTAATGAGCGCGATGTATTTCGTCCGGAACATGACCAAGCATTACGCGCAGCCGCCCAAGCAGAAAACAAAGTCTATTTTCCCTACCTCACTTTAAGTGATGGCCAAGCCTCACCCATCAAAGATCTACCAAAAAAACTGGGTATATTACCGCAACCCATATTTGATAAAGACGCTAAAGCAATACTACTACTGCCATGGGTACTTAATCCCGAGCAATGGCAAGGTGGCACCATTAATTTTAATGCCGATAGCGATGGCATTGGCCGTCACTATTCGATGTATCAAAACATTGCCGGCTGGCACATCCCATCACTCCCTGCGCGCTTAGCGCGAGATTTTAATTGGCCAATGCCCCAAGCTGAGCGCATGCGAATTCATTGGCAAACGCAGCGTCAGCATATCTCGTATTCCGATCTTTATCAGGCCGCCAATCGCGAGCATTCCGGCCGCTCGATGAATGAATTTACTGACAAAATCGTGATCATCGGCACCGCAGCGCCAGGCCTACAAGATTTACGCCCAACCACGATGGGGCCGCTCTATCCTGGGGTGGATATTTTGGCAACGGCCATCGACAACCTGAAATACCAAGATTGGCTGATCGAATCGCCGCGCGCGCCGTATGGCTTACTCGCACTCTTACTTTGCAGCTTACTCGCGTGGGGTTTTGCTCGCGGCATCAACACCATGCGCTTAGCGCTCGGCTTGATCTTGACTAGCGGTTTAACGCTCGGCTTGATGTGGTTGGGATTGACCCACAATTACTATTTACCGCTGTTCTCATCTTTATTGTGGGCTTGGGCTTATTTTTGGCTGGCGGCGCTGATCGCGTATTGGGCCGAAAAAAACTCGCGTGAACATGCAGTAGCGCTGTTTTCTCGATTTTTGGACGCGCGCGTCGTTAAGCAACTGATTGCCAGTGGCGATATTGATTTAGGCCAAGTAGCTCAATCAAAAGAAATCACCGTGTTATTTTCCGATATTCGCGGCTTTACTTCGCTATCAGAAAAACACGATCCAGCGGCGATAGTGCAACTACTCAATCAATACTTTACCTTGCAAGTGGACATTATTTTTAAGCATGGCGGCACGCTAGATAAATTTATTGGTGACGCCATCATGGCCTTTTGGGGCGCGCCGGCCAACGATACCGAGCATGCACAGCATGCCGTTGCCGCAGCGCTGGAAATGTCGGCGGCGCTGGACGCGTTTAAACAGCAATTAAGCGATATTGAACATTTTGAGATTGGCATTGGCCTACACACCGGCCCCGCCGTGGTTGGCCTGATTGGCTCGGCATCACGCTTGGATTACACGGCGATTGGCGATACAGTGAATCTAGCATCCAGAATCGAAGGGCTCACCAAAGGCTGTGCGCGAATTTTAGTCTCAGACGCCACCCGCGCCGCGTGCGAAGCGAGCTTTGCACCCTTTGAATTTATTGCCCACGGCCAGCATCCGGTCAAAGGCCGTGAGCAAAACGTTTTATTATTTGAACCCAAGGAGAAAGCACTTTGA
- a CDS encoding ankyrin repeat domain-containing protein, producing the protein MQSKMKWWAFFAVTLTIVFGAWLAIKPSKEYELLIAIQSKNKIAAKKMLLSGDIDMNAKLGGDKRTFLHAAVEQHDFETLKLLLKLGAVVDATNSHNETPLYIAAYQQDTNMVSLLLNNGANPNFADSEYGYYPLFFTVKNQNTAASSILLRHGASPCIQTKSGLTAYSLAVQKNLNELAAEMPTCK; encoded by the coding sequence ATGCAATCAAAAATGAAATGGTGGGCTTTTTTTGCGGTGACGTTGACAATTGTATTCGGTGCTTGGCTTGCAATTAAACCAAGCAAAGAATATGAGTTATTAATCGCAATTCAATCAAAAAATAAAATCGCAGCAAAAAAGATGCTTCTTAGTGGTGATATTGATATGAATGCTAAATTGGGCGGGGATAAGCGTACATTTTTGCACGCAGCAGTAGAACAACATGACTTTGAAACATTAAAACTATTGCTGAAATTAGGGGCTGTGGTTGACGCAACAAATTCGCATAATGAGACACCACTATATATCGCGGCATACCAACAAGATACAAATATGGTTTCATTGCTTTTGAATAATGGAGCAAACCCTAATTTTGCAGATTCAGAGTATGGCTATTATCCTTTGTTTTTTACTGTAAAAAATCAAAATACAGCAGCATCTTCCATCTTATTACGGCACGGGGCATCCCCATGCATACAAACTAAGAGTGGTCTTACGGCATATAGTCTAGCGGTTCAAAAAAACCTGAATGAGCTTGCTGCTGAAATGCCTACTTGTAAATAA
- the pepP gene encoding Xaa-Pro aminopeptidase encodes MSALINACTTRRANLAARLEPGIVIVPSSQEILRNADSHYPFRFDSGFYYLTGFTEPDAVLVQVISKDQVQNILFCRAKDIEREIWDGYRFGPAAAAEQFGFDAAYPIEELDMRMAKLIQNQPRIYYPLAKEMRWDRRINRWLSDVRGLARTGVSAPTTILDVRATLDEMRLIKDAYEVGILRQAAQINTQAHIRAMQFAKAGQMEYQVEAEILHDYYRQGSRSPAYNSIVASGANSCVLHYGENNARMNDGDLLLIDAGCEVAGYASDITRTFPVNGKFSPAQRAVYEITLAAQEAALASIYAGSTWNAPHDAATRVLAQGMIDLKLLKGTLDEVIEKESYKQFYMHRTGHWMGLDVHDCGAYKIDGEWRKLAAGMVMTVEPGFYIRPAANVPKEFENIGIRIEDDVLVTADGYENLTAACPKTIADIEAIMAK; translated from the coding sequence ATGTCTGCATTGATTAACGCTTGCACTACCCGCCGCGCCAACCTCGCCGCTCGTTTAGAGCCCGGCATTGTCATCGTACCGAGCAGCCAAGAGATTCTTCGCAATGCCGACAGTCATTACCCATTTCGCTTTGATTCTGGCTTTTACTATTTAACTGGCTTTACTGAGCCCGATGCCGTTTTGGTGCAAGTCATCAGTAAAGATCAAGTGCAAAATATTCTGTTCTGCCGCGCCAAAGATATTGAGCGCGAAATCTGGGATGGTTACCGCTTTGGCCCGGCCGCAGCAGCCGAACAGTTCGGTTTTGATGCCGCCTACCCCATTGAAGAGCTCGATATGCGGATGGCAAAACTCATCCAAAATCAGCCGCGTATCTATTACCCACTGGCCAAAGAAATGCGCTGGGATCGCCGTATCAATCGCTGGTTGAGCGATGTGCGTGGCCTTGCGCGCACTGGTGTGAGTGCACCGACAACAATCCTTGACGTACGCGCTACGCTCGATGAAATGCGCCTGATTAAAGACGCCTACGAAGTGGGTATCTTGCGCCAAGCAGCGCAAATAAACACTCAGGCGCATATACGTGCTATGCAATTTGCCAAAGCTGGGCAAATGGAATATCAAGTCGAAGCCGAAATCTTGCACGACTATTATCGCCAAGGCAGCCGCTCTCCGGCTTATAACAGCATCGTCGCCAGCGGCGCCAATAGCTGCGTGCTGCATTACGGCGAAAACAATGCCCGCATGAATGACGGTGATTTATTGCTGATCGACGCCGGTTGCGAAGTGGCTGGCTACGCCAGCGACATCACCCGCACTTTCCCAGTTAACGGAAAATTCAGCCCAGCACAACGCGCCGTGTACGAAATCACCCTTGCCGCGCAAGAAGCTGCCTTGGCGAGCATTTATGCTGGCAGCACTTGGAATGCCCCGCATGACGCCGCCACTCGCGTGCTGGCGCAAGGCATGATCGACTTGAAATTGCTCAAGGGCACGCTCGATGAAGTCATCGAAAAAGAAAGCTATAAGCAGTTTTATATGCACCGCACCGGCCACTGGATGGGCTTGGACGTGCACGATTGCGGCGCGTATAAAATCGATGGTGAATGGCGCAAACTAGCAGCCGGTATGGTGATGACGGTTGAACCGGGCTTTTATATTCGCCCCGCCGCCAATGTACCCAAAGAGTTCGAAAACATCGGCATTCGTATCGAAGACGATGTACTGGTGACTGCTGACGGTTATGAAAATCTCACCGCAGCCTGCCCAAAAACCATCGCCGACATTGAAGCGATCATGGCAAAATAA